GAATCGTCTGCCAACCTTTCAGAAATTATTACAATAATTGATTTTGGTTGTCCTAAAAAGTTTATCCTAAAAGATAAATTATTATTCTATCTTAtgtggtatatatatattaaatatagtcggtttagtattaataaaccaaaatataatataaaaacatatatgtaataatttaatattactaaattatAGTGTATAAGTTTGGCTATAATATTGTCTTTAGCAATATGAAAAGACATATCTAATAATTCCTATTGTTAATAGTATAATCATCCATAATCCATGACATCACCCAGtagaatcaaaatattatatagaaagATAGTGacaaatatttctcaaaaaagaagaaaataacgaTAAATAAGTGGTAAGTTTCAattatatcttttataatttgCGCTGTAAATGATTTACTCTAATGTAATTAAACTTTAGTTAGTTTGATTAACTACaatatttaattgataaattaagaatataataaatctaaatattcataattcattaagggtactatcgatattaaccgctctaacttttaacgtgagagttcTATTGcgaaaaatcacttcgcaaataatagtatatatagatagataccAAATCAACAAGGATCGGtttgtaaactttttttatcttctatactttttgtataattttatattattaaaagaaattaaacaatcacattaagcatataataaaaaaaattagattttttaatatgttatatttcaaatattttaaaatgactataaattattaaaaatggttaaagtctcacattgaaaatttctGAAACAACTTCACAACTTGGAAATCATATATTCGATTTACAATAAATATCATTGAGGAAAAGAATGCGAGGAAGAACAAGAGCACATAGGTGACGGTGATGGTGAAAACACCACACACAGAAAggtaaacaaaatacatagatgATGACGACTCAATGTCAAAATATGGGGAGAGtgcaaaaaatatcttaaaagaataattttcaaaaatattaaaaaaatagaatacaaTTTGACGCTAAaatctttaattttataatcaaCACATACCTAAATacaatgtttttgaaaattattattgtttacaCCAGATGTTCACTCCATCACTACTAAGTACTACAcaatattgaaaaaataaacacaaaatatattaacgtATTACCTATTACTACATAACACAATGAAAAtaccaaataatatttttaacaaataaaaacgatcAAATAACTACATCATATAGATcatatttaacaaaaatgaaACACAATATTCCGTTCGAAGCGCGGACAAATCCctagtatattatattttgaatctttaaaaaaacctataaattaattaaaatattaaaaattccaCACTAAAATTTTTGTGACTAGTGGTTTAAAAttccattataacatgatacaaataatttaaataaagctATATGAATATGAGTCGAGTctcatttaagaaaatatttaaatccaaaaagatacatattttaatattttttaaattaaattatatactaatacataaatattatatttgcgGAATTCTGCTTTTAAAAAAGGGAGGGAAAAAAAAGATAGGAAAGAAGTAAAAGGGGAAGAAAGTAGGGTTccaacattattcatatatatataaacctccctcaaaataaatatttcggTCCTTCCGTTTGGCCTTCAGGATTCGACAATCAACGAGGtcagtgattttgatttagcaGTCTCTCTACGAATTCTTTGTCTGATGTTTGATTGAAGAAGATTTTCGTTTCTAGAATAGAACCTAACACACACCGAATTGTTTGAATCTGATTGATTTGTTTGAATGTTAAGAGATGAGTGAAGACTTGATACCAATCTCGGTGTGGTGGGACATCAACAGCTGTCCGGTTCCCACTGGTTATGATCCTCATCTGGTTGGTCCGAGAATTTCATCGGCTTTGACGGATGCAGGCTACGATGGTCATAACATCACTGCCATTGGCAACCTAGAGCACATCCCTGATGAGGTCTTGCTACAGATCAATTCCACTGGAATCGCTCTTAGACACGTCCAATGCGGTTAAtcttctcctctctctttctctcactattttttttatatatatatatatatatatatatttataattcaaGGTGTTTGATTCAACGTTTCCTTGACAGATTATCTAGAGGACATGGTTAAGTGTTGGCTTGAGGTACAGCCGATGTGTTTAATGCTCATCTCCAGTCATGAGCAACTGGAAATCTTTGCTCCTACTTTGTTCAAGATACAACCTCTCATATCCTCCATTCTTCTGGCACATCCTGGACGAAAAGAAGGTTCAGAATGGCTCTGGAAAAGCTTCCTCCGCAGTGTTAAAAGAGAGTTGATCTGGGAAACCTTTTTGAAAGGTGtttgtcctctctctctctccctcacacacacacacagtgTTTTCAATAACCAGCGAAGCTTAATTTTGTCAATGGATTCAGGGTCTGCGGATAGTAAACAGATATGTAGAGCAGGGGATTTTTTTTGCAAAACATGTGTTCGTTGGTCGACGAGTTTTGAAGAATTCACTAAGCATATCAAGTGTGAAAAACACACACAGGAAGTAAAAGTAAGCACATTTGCCGCCGCTCCTTTTAGCTTGCCTGCCAAGTTTTGTTTGCTGATGTCCTTTTTTTTTCGGCTAGGTGTCTGACACGGTGATGAGTGATCAACCAAAGGCAAGTTTTAAACACTtcagtttctatttttttttcttctctgtttAATGTGCTTAAAACCTTGAAGGTAACCATAAGATCCTTTGTCCCCGTTCCTCATTCTCGCTTTCGGCCAAGTGTGCATATGGCGACAACGACTGTGCTTTGGGACATCGACAGCTGTCCGCTTCCTGATTCTTTTGGTCCTTCGCTGGCTGGTCGGAGTATAAGATCGGCATTGAAAAATTCAGGCTACCTTGGTCCGGTCACCATCACTGCCATGTCCAACCTACATCTCAACCCACGCTCTGCTTCCCTCCTGGAAGCGCTCTTTTCCTCTGGAATCCATATTTCAAACATCTTCGGCTGTATGTCTTTTTATCCCTTTCTTTCTTTGGTTTTTTCGTTTTACAAGTAACGGTTTGCTGTTTATAGTCTCAACGTTGATTTCCTTTTTGCTCAAAACAGATTGTCTGTCTCTGTTGTTTGGCTGGAGAATGAGTGCGCAACCTCCGGCTACTTTAATGCTCATATGTGATGATACTACACTGGAAATGTTATCTGAACCTCTTTTCCGCATATGCGATGAGGGATTCACCATTCTCGTGGCACATCCTGGACGAAAACCCGTTTCAGCAGATCTCTGGAAAACCTTCCTTTCAGTCGTTTCTAGAGATTGGATCTGGGAAAGCTTCCTAGGTggttttcctctctctctctctctctcactctctgaTTGTAGCAACTCTGTTTttgaatcagtttttttttctccccaACTAATTCAGGTTCTGCAGATGATAAAGACGAGGCTCTTGAGTACAAGTGTAGGGAAATGGGTTACGTTTCTTGCGAAATGTGCGAATTTTCTGGCTTTAGCCTTAAAGATCTCACCACTCATTTCAGTAGTGATGAACATTTAGAGGAAGTAAGCATCTCTCTGCTTCTTAATATTTGTATCGATACGTTTCTCCTACTATCCTCCCACGTCCTTTAAGTTTTGCTTGTCTTATCTCCTCTGATTTGCACTGGATGTgcttctttttgttgttgtcacGCAGGTGTCCTACCGTAATCCTCTAGACAAACATAGCTCTTCTACTTCTGCCGTACAACCAAAGGCAAGTTTTACTTAAAATATCTcaaacttttataattttgcTGAAATTTGAAGCTAGACTTCTCTTTTGGTCGAATCTTAAATAGAATGCGTTTCttattgacatttttttttggtgctAAAACATCGAAAAATTAGGGCAATGAGAGGGAGACTAAGACTGAACATGTAGGTGAACAAGAGACCAGCTGCGCACCAAGAGGCACCAAGAGACCAGCTGCGCACATTGGTCCATCGGATCTCTAAAAGATTGAATGGTTTTTGTTCTACTCTAGCGggaaatgttaaatatttatgcttattttatattagtctcctctttctttcctttttttaaataaactatcACATGggatatatatatgatatgtgttcgcttttggttttcttttcttccgGCCATCAAATAAGTATTATATAATTCCAATGTTTGATTCTTATGAGTTCTTTATGCTTGTGTttctttgtaattttttcacGAATACCATTTGGATTTTGCTTCCCCCATGCAACATTGAGCATCAGCGACAGGAAGAGATAGTTGTGCGGTCACTAGGCCAAGTAAAATTAATCTGTTCACTGATACAAATAAAACGTAATATCCAAACAGTTTTTAATCAATTGGAAAGCATCTTACAAAATCTGGATGGCTTTCCAAAAAAACAGTGTGTTTCTAACCTATGATCAAtttcgaaaaataaaaaaagtttgcaTCTAACGAATGTCGAACCAGCGAACTAGGTGTGCGGCCACTAGGCCAAGTACAATTAATCTGTTCACtgatataaataaaacttaatAGCCAAACAGTTTTTATTCAATTTAAATTGGAAAGCATCTTACAAAATCTGGATGGCTTTCCAAAAAGTATATTTATGGAGACTCAAAACTATGGACATGGCAAACTGTATTTTTGTAAAGTTTCATATTGTGATGAATAATTTTGTGAGCAAATCAATATAACCAAAagctttaaaattttggaaaaagttTACATATAAATAGGCCCTTAAATTTGtggaaaagaaaaatttaggtcCTCAAACTATAGAAATCCATCTTAAAACATCTCCAAAAAGACTCTCTATTATAAAGTTTgcaaaattctatatttgaagtttcaagatgttcttctccaaatgtaaaacttcaaacctaaacttcaaaattatttgtaatttattctatagtccttatatttgtcataattaatgtCGATccataaagtttttataaataactagaacaaacataaaacatattataacaatattaattaataatatcttACACTacaatataaaactataaatagaaatacataattaaatattaaaatacaagaaaaataccacattagtccttaaatattatatattttcgtaATGCTCCATATTTAGTTACATAAAATTTGTTTGAACAATATTTAGAACTTTATAAGGTTCCATAGTAAATTTACGAGAcaattagtgttgttgtaatatttaaatgtgtgtaataattgttgttttcatgtaccttttaaaaaagtttttattaagtttctttgtaatatttttgttgtctaacgctagtttaaaatatttaattttatgtgaaaacttaaatttataaaaaaaaaaatgaaataattatgAGATATGAAAAATTTtaagattaaatattaaaacaataaacgaaaaatatttaagagtcataaatgtgatgtataattaattataaggaccaaaatgcaaataaaaatatgaaacttcaaatttgaagt
This region of Brassica napus cultivar Da-Ae chromosome C5, Da-Ae, whole genome shotgun sequence genomic DNA includes:
- the LOC106408843 gene encoding uncharacterized protein LOC106408843, with translation MSEDLIPISVWWDINSCPVPTGYDPHLVGPRISSALTDAGYDGHNITAIGNLEHIPDEVLLQINSTGIALRHVQCDYLEDMVKCWLEVQPMCLMLISSHEQLEIFAPTLFKIQPLISSILLAHPGRKEGSEWLWKSFLRSVKRELIWETFLKGSADSKQICRAGDFFCKTCVRWSTSFEEFTKHIKCEKHTQEVKVSDTVMSDQPKVTIRSFVPVPHSRFRPSVHMATTTVLWDIDSCPLPDSFGPSLAGRSIRSALKNSGYLGPVTITAMSNLHLNPRSASLLEALFSSGIHISNIFGYCLSLLFGWRMSAQPPATLMLICDDTTLEMLSEPLFRICDEGFTILVAHPGRKPVSADLWKTFLSVVSRDWIWESFLGSADDKDEALEYKCREMGYVSCEMCEFSGFSLKDLTTHFSSDEHLEEVSYRNPLDKHSSSTSAVQPKGNERETKTEHVGEQETSCAPRGTKRPAAHIGPSDL